The following are encoded in a window of Chloroflexia bacterium SDU3-3 genomic DNA:
- a CDS encoding phospholipid carrier-dependent glycosyltransferase, producing MVRKAAARVPLIWAWLVGAVALLPRMTDLTDFFTTDEAYHWIDRVAGFSKALATGNLFKTSQTGHPGVTIMWLGTLGTWAEQLAVGQGWAQPPSEAQHLAWLRAPHALLEALLVPLVYMLLRRLVSPLAAMLASLLIALSPYLIAHGRLLHLDALLTSFATLCVLFLLVDMQEGGWRWLVGSGVCAGLALLTKGPALILLPFVGLAMCAPAAQQLLADVRGGARPNVAALAWQVVRRYLIWLGVAALVVVALWPALWVQPVWILNNYWAEIRDNGARANGDGQFFMGQAIADPGPLFYLVAGAFHTTPAMLAGLALAPLGLALAEPRQRRPLLVLLTFVLFWTAVMTAGPKKFDRYTLPTWPALLVLAAAGLASLHALALRLRGRLAVASRVAGVCLMALLAVDAAQLWQIRPYFLSYYNPLLGGGAAAQRNLLIGWGEGMEQVASYLNAQPNPGNEPVLSTLGATLRPFLSAPIRPIERYGSDRASYAVVYHESLQRAADPPLYAKIQQGVPLQQIVINGITYATIYQVPRPYDHALPAHFGDELWLHGYSVAQSQGQLIITLAWDVRAQPSADYSVFFHLIDASGARVAQADVALGGGEDPGTRTWQPGRQVAVPIGLGLPPGLPKGSYALLMGLYDQRTGERLPFTHAPAEPERLDGPHVLRLQAIEQGE from the coding sequence ATGGTTCGAAAGGCGGCGGCGCGCGTGCCGCTGATATGGGCATGGCTGGTCGGCGCAGTAGCGCTGCTGCCACGGATGACCGACCTCACCGACTTCTTCACCACCGACGAGGCCTACCACTGGATCGACCGCGTGGCCGGGTTCAGCAAGGCCCTAGCCACCGGCAACCTCTTCAAAACCTCGCAGACTGGCCACCCCGGCGTGACCATTATGTGGCTGGGCACACTGGGCACCTGGGCCGAGCAGCTGGCCGTGGGCCAGGGCTGGGCGCAGCCGCCCAGCGAGGCGCAGCACCTGGCATGGCTGCGCGCGCCCCACGCGCTGCTGGAGGCCCTGCTGGTGCCGCTGGTCTACATGCTGCTGCGCCGCCTGGTCAGCCCGCTCGCCGCCATGCTGGCCTCGCTGCTGATCGCGCTCTCGCCCTACCTGATCGCCCACGGGCGGCTGCTGCACCTGGATGCGCTGCTCACCAGCTTCGCCACGCTGTGCGTGCTGTTCCTGCTGGTGGACATGCAGGAGGGCGGCTGGCGCTGGCTGGTGGGGTCGGGGGTGTGCGCGGGGCTGGCGCTGCTCACCAAGGGGCCCGCGCTCATCCTGCTGCCGTTCGTGGGGCTGGCCATGTGCGCGCCCGCCGCCCAGCAGCTGCTGGCCGACGTTCGCGGCGGGGCGCGGCCCAATGTGGCGGCGCTGGCCTGGCAGGTGGTGCGCCGCTACCTGATCTGGCTGGGCGTGGCCGCGCTGGTGGTGGTGGCGCTGTGGCCCGCGCTGTGGGTGCAGCCGGTGTGGATCCTCAACAACTACTGGGCCGAGATCCGCGACAACGGGGCCAGGGCCAACGGCGACGGGCAGTTCTTCATGGGGCAGGCGATCGCCGACCCCGGCCCGCTATTCTACCTAGTGGCGGGGGCCTTCCACACCACCCCGGCCATGCTGGCGGGGCTGGCGCTGGCGCCGCTGGGCCTAGCCCTGGCCGAGCCACGGCAGCGCCGCCCGCTGCTGGTGCTGCTGACCTTCGTGCTGTTCTGGACGGCCGTTATGACGGCAGGGCCGAAGAAGTTCGACCGCTACACCCTGCCCACCTGGCCAGCGCTGCTGGTGCTAGCCGCCGCCGGGCTGGCCAGCCTGCACGCGCTGGCGCTGCGGCTGCGCGGTAGGCTGGCCGTGGCTAGCCGAGTGGCCGGGGTGTGCCTGATGGCCCTGCTGGCGGTGGATGCCGCCCAGCTCTGGCAGATCCGGCCCTACTTCCTGAGCTACTACAACCCGCTCTTGGGCGGCGGCGCGGCGGCCCAGCGCAATCTGCTGATCGGCTGGGGCGAGGGCATGGAGCAGGTGGCCAGCTACCTGAACGCGCAGCCCAACCCCGGCAATGAGCCGGTGCTCTCCACCCTGGGCGCGACGCTGCGGCCCTTCCTCAGCGCGCCCATCCGCCCGATCGAGCGCTACGGCAGCGACCGCGCCAGCTACGCCGTGGTCTACCACGAGTCGCTGCAGCGCGCCGCCGACCCGCCGCTCTACGCCAAGATCCAGCAGGGCGTGCCGCTGCAGCAGATCGTGATCAATGGCATCACCTACGCCACCATCTACCAGGTACCGCGCCCCTACGACCACGCGCTGCCCGCCCATTTTGGCGACGAGCTGTGGCTGCACGGCTACAGCGTAGCGCAGAGCCAAGGCCAGCTGATCATCACGCTCGCGTGGGATGTGCGCGCCCAGCCCAGCGCCGACTACAGCGTGTTCTTCCACCTGATCGACGCCAGCGGCGCACGCGTGGCTCAGGCCGATGTGGCGCTGGGCGGCGGCGAAGACCCCGGCACCCGCACGTGGCAGCCGGGGCGGCAGGTGGCCGTGCCCATCGGGCTGGGTCTGCCGCCAGGGCTGCCCAAGGGCAGCTACGCCCTGCTCATGGGCCTCTACGACCAGCGCACTGGCGAGCGGCTGCCCTTCACCCATGCCCCCGCCGAGCCGGAGCGCCTAGATGGGCCGCACGTGCTGCGGCTTCAGGCCATAGAACAAGGAGAATGA
- a CDS encoding BtpA/SgcQ family protein — MTPPWKQRMDALQLKDLAEIFGTPKPIIGMVHCWPLPGAPGYTGYGMPTIIDNALRDAHALAEGGVDGIIVENMWDIPFRAGPHIQPESIASHAVVAAAVKRELPQLPMGINLVHNGGVSLLGIALASGAEFIRVCMFTGAGVWDAGEIDEGCAADLMRRRKDLHAEHIKIFADVDKKHSVRFPGIDLATHIEWTRFFGADALIISGRMTGDAPNLQKVREAKAMAGDRPVLLGSGTSESNIAAFMEVADGTIVGSSIKDDGVCENPVSLARVKAFVSAARGKA, encoded by the coding sequence ATGACACCCCCGTGGAAGCAGCGCATGGATGCGCTCCAGCTCAAAGATCTGGCCGAGATCTTCGGCACGCCCAAGCCGATCATCGGCATGGTGCACTGCTGGCCGCTGCCGGGCGCGCCGGGCTACACTGGCTACGGCATGCCCACTATCATCGACAACGCCCTGCGCGACGCGCACGCCCTGGCCGAGGGCGGCGTGGATGGCATCATCGTCGAGAATATGTGGGACATCCCGTTCCGCGCTGGGCCGCACATCCAGCCCGAGAGCATCGCATCGCACGCGGTGGTGGCCGCCGCCGTGAAGCGCGAGCTGCCCCAGCTGCCCATGGGCATCAACCTGGTGCACAACGGCGGCGTGTCGCTGCTGGGCATCGCGCTGGCCTCGGGGGCCGAGTTCATCCGCGTGTGCATGTTCACCGGCGCAGGCGTGTGGGATGCGGGCGAGATCGACGAGGGCTGCGCCGCCGACCTGATGCGCCGCCGCAAGGATCTGCACGCCGAGCACATCAAGATCTTCGCCGATGTGGACAAGAAGCACTCGGTGCGCTTCCCCGGCATCGATCTGGCCACGCACATCGAGTGGACGCGCTTTTTCGGGGCCGACGCGCTGATCATCTCGGGGCGGATGACCGGCGACGCGCCCAACCTGCAGAAGGTGCGCGAGGCCAAAGCCATGGCGGGCGACCGCCCGGTGCTGCTTGGAAGCGGTACCAGCGAAAGCAACATCGCGGCGTTTATGGAGGTGGCCGATGGTACGATCGTGGGGTCGTCGATCAAAGATGATGGCGTGTGCGAGAACCCGGTGAGCCTTGCGCGCGTAAAGGCCTTCGTGAGCGCGGCGCGTGGCAAAGCCTGA
- a CDS encoding amino acid ABC transporter ATP-binding protein, whose protein sequence is MVELRNLSKHYKSVRALDDVSLDLHVGEVLMIIGPSGSGKSTLLRCMNYLEQPDSGSVRVGGVTLGQRGTNINRVREHMGMVFQRFELFPHLTVLQNIMLAPKIVSSRSDADCEATARRLLDKVGIAAKAGSYPAQLSGGQQQRVAIARALAMQPRVMLFDEPTSALDPEMIKEVLDVMLALAQEGMTMAIVSHEMGFARAAANRVVFMDHGRIVETGTPQQVFEQPQHERTKLFLSKILH, encoded by the coding sequence ATTGTGGAGCTGCGCAACCTGAGCAAGCACTACAAGAGCGTGCGCGCGCTGGATGATGTGAGCCTCGACCTGCACGTGGGCGAGGTGCTGATGATCATCGGGCCATCTGGCTCGGGCAAATCGACCCTGCTGCGCTGCATGAACTACCTGGAGCAGCCCGACAGCGGCAGCGTGCGGGTGGGCGGCGTGACGCTGGGCCAGCGCGGCACCAACATCAACCGGGTGCGCGAGCACATGGGCATGGTGTTCCAGCGCTTCGAGCTGTTCCCGCACCTGACGGTGCTGCAGAACATCATGCTGGCCCCCAAGATCGTGTCGAGCCGCAGCGACGCCGACTGTGAGGCCACCGCGCGCCGCCTGCTGGACAAGGTGGGGATCGCGGCGAAGGCGGGCAGCTACCCCGCGCAGCTCTCGGGCGGGCAGCAGCAGCGCGTGGCGATCGCGCGGGCCTTGGCCATGCAGCCCAGGGTGATGCTGTTCGACGAGCCGACATCCGCCCTTGACCCCGAGATGATCAAAGAGGTGCTGGATGTGATGCTGGCCCTGGCCCAGGAGGGCATGACGATGGCGATCGTCTCGCACGAGATGGGCTTCGCCCGCGCCGCCGCCAACCGCGTGGTGTTTATGGACCACGGGCGGATCGTGGAGACCGGCACGCCACAGCAGGTCTTCGAGCAGCCCCAGCACGAGCGCACCAAGCTGTTCCTCAGCAAGATTTTGCACTAA
- a CDS encoding SH3 domain-containing protein: protein MTQATPTTAYVLCERYRIEERLGANRLAVVYRAFDERLHRPVLVHMLRKDLVGQEPLRQRFIQEVQASAKRSHQSLLELYDSGDVSGRPFMVTEHIAGRAIRDLGPLSLEEALLYLRQLVGAVATAQAAGVAHPPISSRNVILIDDGHVELVESWQTPPNEVALDLAAYRPPERTEGMPATSASAVYALGLLLLEMLSGQRVFTGQDPRVVAEAHTTTQIPTIAEVRPALRVIPLEQIIAKATARRPEQRYPDAASFGRAVDDLWRTLNSETKRLANAPVQRPGLRERVTRVAASTIPAMVASQPPLSTSSTIPQAADAMEENDLASMLPPAFRQSRRRSMTGLALVIGLIAIAVLVGYSLASFAIEQLSGVQLPRLSLPSASIPSYLPEWLTGVPSGGEDVYVVSGVPDEGLNLRDNPGITTNVIGLLPNGTMLRNLDNPREADGVTWLHVRTRVDDREIEGWVSKNFVKPVTKGT, encoded by the coding sequence ATGACTCAGGCAACGCCCACAACCGCATACGTGCTCTGCGAGCGCTACCGGATCGAGGAGCGGCTGGGGGCCAACCGGCTGGCCGTGGTGTACCGCGCCTTCGACGAGCGGCTGCACCGGCCTGTGCTAGTGCATATGCTGCGCAAAGATCTGGTGGGGCAGGAGCCGCTGCGCCAGCGCTTCATCCAGGAGGTGCAGGCCAGCGCCAAGCGCTCGCACCAGTCGCTGCTGGAGCTGTACGACAGCGGCGATGTGTCGGGCAGGCCGTTCATGGTCACCGAGCACATCGCGGGGCGCGCCATCCGCGACCTCGGCCCGCTCTCGCTGGAGGAGGCGCTGCTCTACCTGCGCCAGCTGGTGGGCGCAGTAGCCACCGCCCAGGCCGCTGGCGTAGCCCACCCGCCAATCTCGTCGCGCAACGTCATCCTGATCGACGACGGCCACGTGGAGCTGGTGGAGAGCTGGCAGACCCCGCCGAACGAGGTGGCGCTGGATCTGGCCGCCTACCGCCCGCCCGAGCGCACCGAGGGCATGCCCGCCACATCGGCCAGCGCGGTCTACGCGCTGGGCCTGTTGCTGCTGGAAATGCTGAGCGGCCAGCGGGTGTTCACCGGCCAAGACCCGCGCGTGGTGGCCGAGGCCCACACCACCACCCAGATCCCGACCATCGCCGAGGTGCGGCCAGCGCTGCGCGTCATCCCGCTGGAGCAGATCATCGCCAAGGCCACCGCCCGCCGCCCCGAGCAGCGCTACCCCGACGCGGCCTCGTTCGGACGCGCGGTGGATGACCTGTGGCGCACGCTGAACAGCGAGACCAAGCGGCTGGCCAACGCGCCAGTGCAGCGCCCCGGCCTGCGCGAGCGCGTGACACGGGTGGCCGCATCCACCATCCCCGCGATGGTGGCCAGCCAGCCGCCCCTATCGACATCCTCCACCATCCCCCAGGCTGCGGATGCCATGGAAGAGAACGATCTCGCGTCGATGCTGCCGCCCGCATTCCGCCAGAGCCGCAGGCGCTCGATGACCGGGCTAGCGCTGGTGATCGGCCTCATAGCCATAGCCGTGCTGGTGGGCTACAGCCTGGCCAGCTTCGCGATCGAGCAGCTCTCGGGGGTGCAGCTGCCGCGCCTATCGCTGCCCAGCGCATCCATCCCCAGCTACCTGCCCGAGTGGCTGACGGGCGTGCCCAGCGGCGGCGAGGATGTGTATGTGGTGAGCGGCGTGCCGGATGAGGGGCTAAATTTGCGCGATAACCCCGGCATCACCACCAACGTCATCGGGCTGCTGCCCAACGGAACTATGCTGCGCAACCTGGACAACCCGCGCGAGGCCGACGGGGTGACCTGGCTGCACGTGCGCACCCGTGTCGACGACCGCGAGATCGAGGGCTGGGTCTCCAAAAACTTTGTTAAGCCCGTGACCAAAGGCACCTGA
- a CDS encoding carbohydrate kinase family protein: MQSTSDPSYFLVLGDANADIIAPAPSFPTEGDDLPIARLHWASGGSATNVATGLALLGAPARLVARVGGDPAASIALGAAQSAGVDLRHIQHDEQSATGTCIAVVSPAGERTFLSFRGANIALTQPSREAFAQARWLHVGGHALLTSPQRDAALGAIADASAQGIPVSLDLCLPLVREHAALVRTLMPSIRVLFGNRHELAELGAHELAPGAMAVVKLGGEGCEVRTAQGSIRAEAFPTQVVDTNGCGDAFVAAFLWAMMKGCPPQHCALIANAAGAYAAARAGAATSLPDRAALESFVAATKLELGVPA, translated from the coding sequence ATGCAATCCACGTCTGATCCTTCCTATTTCCTTGTTCTGGGCGATGCCAACGCCGACATTATTGCCCCCGCGCCATCTTTCCCCACCGAAGGCGACGACCTGCCAATCGCCCGGCTGCACTGGGCCAGCGGCGGATCGGCCACAAATGTGGCCACCGGGCTGGCGCTGCTGGGCGCACCGGCGCGGCTGGTGGCCCGCGTGGGCGGCGACCCGGCAGCCAGCATCGCGCTGGGCGCGGCCCAGTCGGCGGGCGTCGATCTGCGCCACATCCAGCACGACGAGCAGTCGGCCACCGGCACATGCATCGCGGTGGTCTCGCCCGCTGGCGAGCGCACCTTCCTCAGCTTTCGCGGCGCGAATATCGCGCTCACCCAGCCCAGCCGCGAGGCCTTCGCGCAGGCCCGCTGGCTGCACGTGGGCGGCCACGCGCTGCTCACCAGCCCGCAGCGCGATGCGGCGCTGGGCGCGATCGCCGATGCGTCGGCCCAGGGTATCCCTGTATCGCTCGACCTATGCCTGCCGCTGGTGCGCGAGCACGCCGCGCTGGTGCGCACGCTGATGCCGAGCATCCGCGTGCTGTTCGGCAACCGCCACGAGCTGGCCGAGCTGGGCGCGCACGAGCTGGCCCCCGGCGCGATGGCCGTGGTCAAGCTGGGCGGCGAGGGCTGCGAGGTGCGCACAGCCCAGGGCAGCATCCGCGCCGAGGCCTTCCCCACCCAGGTGGTGGACACCAACGGCTGCGGCGATGCCTTTGTGGCCGCCTTCCTGTGGGCCATGATGAAGGGCTGCCCGCCCCAGCACTGCGCGCTGATCGCCAATGCGGCGGGGGCCTACGCGGCAGCGCGGGCGGGCGCGGCCACATCGCTGCCCGACCGGGCGGCGCTGGAGTCGTTCGTGGCCGCGACGAAGCTGGAGCTGGGGGTGCCCGCGTAG